The genomic DNA AAAGTAAATCGACGACGAGAGAGAAAAGCCGAGATCAACCGGTTGTTCCCGTGTCTTCCACAACCACTAGTAATGCAGAAACTGCTTCTTCGACACCGAAATATAGTGAGGAACTGAAAGTTGCTTCGCAGCTTcgaaaattcacatttattgaccTTAAGTTAGCAACCCGGAATTTTAGACCTGAGAGTCTTCTCGGTGAGGGTGGGTTTGGTTGTGTCTTCAAGGGTTGGATTGAGGAGAACGGAACTGCTCCTGTGAAACCCGGTACTGGACTTACTGTTGCTGTCAAAACACTAAACATTGAGGGACTTCAGGGTCACAAAGAGTGGCTGGTATGACATCTACATTTCATATACCGTAcatttctttctattttaaatttcatGTTTCCCCTCATGTTTCAGGCCGAAGTGGATTTTCTTGGGAACCTCCTTCATCCCAATTTGGTTAAATTGGTTGGTTACTGCATCGAGGATGATCACAGGTTACTGGTATACGAGTTCATGCCACGAGGAAGTTTGGAGAACCACCTCTTCCGTAGTACGTAACACCGTTGTGGATCATGATATACCTTTTGCATGGTTTACATGATTGTTTAACCAAAGTATTCCGACACTTAAATAGCTCAGCCATGCATATGCTGCTAGCTGTGTTTAATAAATGTATGGTTTCTATGGTGCTCTTTAACTTAGGTCAAAACCGAGAATTAGGGTTTTGTTATCGGAAGGTAATGTTGTCAGTTGTACAAAATTTAGCTTACAGATACGGAATGGTGCCTGAAGTTTTCCTCTTTTTTATGTTGACATGCATGCTTTCTCCTAATAAGCTTGAACGCTATTGGCAACGAAACGATTTATCAAATAATTGGATTTTGATAATTAGGCTGCCGTACTAAATGTGTGATTATAGTGAAAATTTATGCTAGAATTGACTTGTCATTTTAATTTTGTGTAAACACGTCAAATGTGAGGCCAAAGTGGTCAACTCTTTGAAACTTTTCAAAGTGACATACCATTAGAAACTTGGAATGAAAAATCTAATGTGTGGTTATTGTTTTCATATTCATTGTTGTTTGCATTTTTCGTGTTTGATGTTTAATTTTCTCTGGTAACAACCATTTTTTGCGCAGAAGGGTCCTTGCCACTTCCTTGGTCTATTAGAATGAAAATCGCACTTGGGGCTGCAAAGGGTCTCGCCTTTCTTCATGAAGAAGCCGAAAGACCAGTGATATATAGAGATTTTAAAACATCTAATATCCTGTTAGATGCGGTATGTAACTGAAAACAGAAACTAGGTTCCCTCCATAAGTTTTCCTTCTTTTATGTCTCGTTTGGTTACTAGTGTAATAACACGAGGGAAGTGCATATTTATTACATATGAATTACAATAGTtagatatataaaaaaaaaaaagaatagttAGTACAAATTTGAACTTGAAATTAGAAAGATAAGTAACGACTCTTGTAAAAAATAAGACATTCAAAATAAGTGAAAACTTCCCGTCTCTTTGCTAAAAGTAAGTCATTGAGTGGTTgaatattataaattgaattagtttATTGCTCCCGTATATACTAAAATATGCGAAAAAAATAGTACTTCTACCATATGTAGCATTATTGTTCTAAACTTGTTCCCGACTTCAGGATTACAATGCCAAGCTCTCTGATTTTGGACTCGCCAAAGATGGTCCGGAAGGAGATAAAACTCATGTATCTACTCGAGTTATGGGAACATATGGCTATGCTGCTCCAGAATATGTAATGACTGGTATGTCGTGTATTCACTTTTATTTCTCTATAATGTTTAGAGTTGAAAAGCTTCTTTTACCTAGATCATTGGCTATATATGTAGGACATTTGACATCGAAGAGTGACGTATATAGCTTTGGGGTAGTTTTACTTGAAATGTTGACTGGCCGAAGATCCATGGACAAAAACCGACCTAATGGGGAACACAATCTCGTGGAATGGGCAAGACCTCATCTAGGAGACAAGAGAAGGTTCTTTCGAATTTTAGATCCTCGTCTTGAAGGCCACTTTTCGATAAAAGGTGCACAGAAAGCTGCGCAGCTGGCTGCCCAATGTCTTAGCCGTGATCCCAAAGCCAGACCTCGGATGAGTGAAGTTATTGAAATCCTAAAGCCTCTACCAAACCTTAAAGATATGGCTAGCTCTTCTTATTATTTCCAAACTATGCAGTCCAATCGTAATAGGTCCAATGTAAATGCTAAAAACGGCACCAGAGCACAAGCAGGATTCGTAGTGAGGAAAGGACAACCTATGAGGAGCTTGTCTGCTTCAAGCAATCATCAGGCTCCTCACCCATCGCCAAAGCCCAAAGCAAAAGAATCATAGGTTTGAGTTTCTCTATGTTCATACTTTGAATTCGGTTCTTATCCGGTATCTGCTTCTTCGGACTGTGATGTCCACTGTTTAATTATACCAGTAGAACTGAATGAACAAGCCGTACTGAACGTGCAGCATCACCGCCCCCTGTCTCACTTATTTCTCTCGTATTTAGAGGCTGAAAAGCTATGCTGGTAATGGATAATGGCATGGTGATGGGAACTAGGGAGATGGTAGATGAAATAGAATGGGAAGAATGAGGCTAATTTTATGCAAGTTGCATTATCTGTTCTTTGACCCCACAATATACCCTACCCCTCTTCATTGTCTCTTGTCTTTGATTTGCTGTTGTACAAATGGATC from Gossypium arboreum isolate Shixiya-1 chromosome 9, ASM2569848v2, whole genome shotgun sequence includes the following:
- the LOC108457201 gene encoding serine/threonine-protein kinase PBL34-like isoform X4, with protein sequence MGFGHQSEREKKSSRKNKDEEEETGCWVKLRFLGSCMSSRSRVDNSMSGTTAESKSTTREKSRDQPVVPVSSTTTSNAETASSTPKYSEELKVASQLRKFTFIDLKLATRNFRPESLLGEGGFGCVFKGWIEENGTAPVKPGTGLTVAVKTLNIEGLQGHKEWLAEVDFLGNLLHPNLVKLVGYCIEDDHRLLVYEFMPRGSLENHLFRRSLPLPWSIRMKIALGAAKGLAFLHEEAERPVIYRDFKTSNILLDADYNAKLSDFGLAKDGPEGDKTHVSTRVMGTYGYAAPEYVMTGHLTSKSDVYSFGVVLLEMLTGRRSMDKNRPNGEHNLVEWARPHLGDKRRFFRILDPRLEGHFSIKGAQKAAQLAAQCLSRDPKARPRMSEVIEILKPLPNLKDMASSSYYFQTMQSNRNRSNVNAKNGTRAQAGFVVRKGQPMRSLSASSNHQAPHPSPKPKAKES
- the LOC108457201 gene encoding serine/threonine-protein kinase PBL34-like isoform X3; translation: MGFGHQSEREKKSSRKNKDEEEETGCWVKLRFLGSCMSSRSRVDNSMSGTTAESKSTTREKSRDQPVVPVSSTTTSNAETASSTPKYSEELKVASQLRKFTFIDLKLATRNFRPESLLGEGGFGCVFKGWIEENGTAPVKPGTGLTVAVKTLNIEGLQGHKEWLAEVDFLGNLLHPNLVKLVGYCIEDDHRLLVYEFMPRGSLENHLFRKGSLPLPWSIRMKIALGAAKGLAFLHEEAERPVIYRDFKTSNILLDADYNAKLSDFGLAKDGPEGDKTHVSTRVMGTYGYAAPEYVMTGHLTSKSDVYSFGVVLLEMLTGRRSMDKNRPNGEHNLVEWARPHLGDKRRFFRILDPRLEGHFSIKGAQKAAQLAAQCLSRDPKARPRMSEVIEILKPLPNLKDMASSSYYFQTMQSNRNRSNVNAKNGTRAQAGFVVRKGQPMRSLSASSNHQAPHPSPKPKAKES
- the LOC108457201 gene encoding serine/threonine-protein kinase PBL34-like isoform X1, whose protein sequence is MGFGHQSEREKKSSRKNKDEEEETGCWVKLRFLGSCMSSRSRVDNSMSGTTAESKSTTREKSRDQPVVPVSSTTTSNAETASSTPKYSEELKVASQLRKFTFIDLKLATRNFRPESLLGEGGFGCVFKGWIEENGTAPVKPGTGLTVAVKTLNIEGLQGHKEWLAEVDFLGNLLHPNLVKLVGYCIEDDHRLLVYEFMPRGSLENHLFRKGSLPLPWSIRMKIALGAAKGLAFLHEEAERPVIYRDFKTSNILLDADYNAKLSDFGLAKDGPEGDKTHVSTRVMGTYGYAAPEYVMTGMSCIHFYFSIMFRVEKLLLPRSLAIYVGHLTSKSDVYSFGVVLLEMLTGRRSMDKNRPNGEHNLVEWARPHLGDKRRFFRILDPRLEGHFSIKGAQKAAQLAAQCLSRDPKARPRMSEVIEILKPLPNLKDMASSSYYFQTMQSNRNRSNVNAKNGTRAQAGFVVRKGQPMRSLSASSNHQAPHPSPKPKAKES
- the LOC108457201 gene encoding serine/threonine-protein kinase PBL34-like isoform X2 — its product is MGFGHQSEREKKSSRKNKDEEEETGCWVKLRFLGSCMSSRSRVDNSMSGTTAESKSTTREKSRDQPVVPVSSTTTSNAETASSTPKYSEELKVASQLRKFTFIDLKLATRNFRPESLLGEGGFGCVFKGWIEENGTAPVKPGTGLTVAVKTLNIEGLQGHKEWLAEVDFLGNLLHPNLVKLVGYCIEDDHRLLVYEFMPRGSLENHLFRRSLPLPWSIRMKIALGAAKGLAFLHEEAERPVIYRDFKTSNILLDADYNAKLSDFGLAKDGPEGDKTHVSTRVMGTYGYAAPEYVMTGMSCIHFYFSIMFRVEKLLLPRSLAIYVGHLTSKSDVYSFGVVLLEMLTGRRSMDKNRPNGEHNLVEWARPHLGDKRRFFRILDPRLEGHFSIKGAQKAAQLAAQCLSRDPKARPRMSEVIEILKPLPNLKDMASSSYYFQTMQSNRNRSNVNAKNGTRAQAGFVVRKGQPMRSLSASSNHQAPHPSPKPKAKES